The genomic DNA GGACACGAGTACGGCCAGCACCTCATTGGGATCAATGGATTTTCTGAATCTGCTCATCACCCAGTTGCAGTACCAGGATCCGACCGAGCCGGTGGACAACACGGAAATGGTCAACCAGATGACCCAGTTCTCCCAGCTTGAGTCGCTAACCAGCATCGAAGACAAGCTCGACGAGTTGACATCGAGTCTGAGCGCGTCCTCGACCACCAGCGCCATCAGCTACCTGGGCAAGGAAGTGGAGGCCTCGGGCTACTCCCTAAGCAAGTCAGGCGACGACATCTCCGACCTCTACCTCACCCTCGACGACGCCGCCGAGTCAGTGACCGTCAACATCTACAACTCAAGCGGCACTATCGTCGACACCGAGACCCTGAGCGCCCTTGAAGCGGGTAGCTATTCCTTTACCTGGGACGGGCTCGATTCCGACGGTTCGGAGGTGGCCGACGGCACCTATTACGTCGCGATCTCTGCCGAGGACAGCAACGGCGACTCGGTGGATGTCAGCACCACCACCACGGGCACCGTGGCGGGCATCAGCACCACCAGCGACGGCGTAGTTCTCATCCTGGACGATGGTCGCACCGTGAATCTGAGCGACGTGACCCTCGTCACCACATAACGCGTCAACATTTGTCTGCAATACAAGGAGGTTTGATATGAGTATCACAGGATCAATGTACACCGGCATCTCCGGACTCAAGGCCCAGAGCCAGGCCACCTCGGTGGTCAGCAACAATCTGGCCAACTCCACCACCACTGCCTACAAGAGTTCGTCCATCACCTTTGAGGACGTGTTCTACAGCACGGTCTACGCCGGCGGTAGCGTCGGCCAGGTGGGCAACGGCGTGACCGTGGCCTCGGTCAATACTGACTATTCCCAGGGATCTTACGAGTCCACCAATTCGGCCACGGACGTGGCCATCAACGGCAACGGATTCTACGTGGTGATCGACCCGGACACGGGCAACACCTATTACACCAGGGCAGGCAACTTCACCTTCAACACTGAAGGCTATCTGGAGGATGCCCACGGCAACAAGGTCCAGGGTTGGGCCATGAACGACGGCTCCATTGAGGGCACCCTGACGGACATCGTCATCGATCAGTCCCAGTCCCCGCCCAACGCGACATCTGAGGTCGGCTTTTCGCTCAACCTTGATTCCACCGAGACCGATCACACGACCTCGGCTACCAATCCCTACGCGGCCCTGTTCGAGGCCTACGACGGCACCGCCGACCCTGCCCTTGGCGACTCCGCCTATGCCTATTCCACCACGATCAGCGTCTTTGACGAGAACGGCTCGGCCCATGATGTGACCGTCTACTTCGACCCGGTCGAGACCGACGACGGGACCATTGTCTGGGAATACGTAGTCACCTGCAACGGCAGCGAGGACAACCGCGATTTCAACGGGACCGAGATGAACGCCACCAGCGGCGCGGGCATGCTCATGACCGGCACCGTCACCTTCAGTTCGTCGGGCGACATCGTGTCCATGACGGCCTTCACCCTTTCGGACACGCCGACCAATCTGACCGACCCGCTGGCCGCTGAAAACTGGGTTCTGGCCGACTTCGACGCGGACGGCTTCCCGGTCTTTTCCGCCAACTTCACGGGGGCGGACGAGGATCAGCCCATAGCCCTCAATCTCGGCATGGCCAACACCAACACCACAGGCACGGGCTGGGACACCTCGGGCGGCATCTCCTCGCTGGCCGATTTCACCCCGACCACGGCGGTCGGCGATCTGCCCGCTTTCAACAACGGCGTAGTGCAAACCACCACGACCACCAGCACCTCGCTGAGTTCGGCCACCTACAGCCTGTCCCAGGACGGCTACGCTCCGGGCGTGCTCATCAACGTGGCTATTGACGAAAACGGCGTGCTCTCCGGCGAATACACCAACGGCCAGACCCAGGAACTCTACACCATCGCCCTGGCTAACTTCACCAACACCCAGGGATTGAGCTCTCAGGGCAGCAATCTCTACTCGGCCACCACCGAATCGGGGCAGGCGTTCATCGGCACGCCCGGTTCCGCCGGGTTCGGCACCATCGCCTCCAACTCTCTGGAGCAGTCCAACGTGGACACCGCCACCGAGCTGACCAAGCTGATCATCCTCCAGGCAGCCTACCAGGCCAACGCCAAGGTCATCACCACGGCTGACACCCTGCTCTCCGCCGCCATCAGTATGAAGCGGTAATTGGTCGGATTTGAAGGAGGTCATTCATGCTCACCAGCCTGTACAACCTGGCGTCAAGCGCCCTGAAAAACGCCCAGGTGTCCATCAACAACGCGTCGAACAACATCGCCAACGCGGACACCGAAGGTTACCAGCGCACCGAGGCCGCCTACGAGACCAGTTACTCGATCTCGATATACGGCCTGTCCGTGGGGACCGGGGCGAACATCACCTCCATCATCTCGCTCAAAGATCAGTTCGTCGAGGCCCAGTACCTCGACGCCTCGGCGGACCTGAACCGGGAGAGCGCGGCCCTGACCTATCTGAACCAGCTCGATTCGCTGCTCAACCAGGCAGAGGGCGGTCTGAGCGAGACCCTGACCGACTTCTTCGACGCCTGGAATGCCCTGACCACCGATCCGGATTCGCTCTCGGCCCGCGAGGATCTGCTCGGCATCGCCGAGACCCTTGTCTATGCGCTCAACTCGACGGCGGATGGACTTGAGACCATGGAAGCGGCCATCAACACCGAGATCGAGGACGCGGTCAGTTCGGCCAACCAGCTCATCGCGGATATAGCCGTAGCCAACGCATCCATCGCGGCGAGTCCCGACAACAACCAGCTCATATCGGATCGCGACCAGATGATCCGGGAACTTAACGCCATCATCGGCGTGCAGACCATCGAACAGGAGAACGGCATGGTCACCATCCTCACGGACGAAGGCTACAGCCTCGTGGACGGGACCGAGACCCACTCCCTCGTCTACGGCGACGCCACTGCCACCTCGGCCCTGGTGCGCGCCTCGGACTACGACGGGGAGCTGGCCTACTCGGGCACGTCGAGCGAGGAGGTGCTCCTCAAGTTCGTCAGCTCGGGCGCGGACGGTACCGCCCAGTTCAAGGCGTCGCTCGACGGCGGCAAGACCTGGATCACGGACGAGAACGGCGAAACCATGCTCTACATCGCCGGGGACGAGGCCGCCCCGGTCGAGATCGCGGGCATCGAGATATGGTTTGAGGGCGGCAGCGCGGACCACGCCGTGGGCGACACCTACACCATCGTGCCCAAGTCCGGCCTCTACTGGGAGAAGAGCGACGGCTCTCTGGTGAACATCACGCCCATGACCGATTCGAGCGGCACGGCTGTCAACGGTCGGACCTCCGGCGGCTCCCTGGCCGGGCTGTTCAACGTGCGCGATGACGTGGTCACGCCGACCCTCGACTCTCTGAACGACCTGTCCGAGTCCATCATCTGGGAGGTCAACGCTGTCCATTCCACGGGCGCGGGCCTCGACCACCACGAGACCCTGACCGGCAGCTACACGGTGGAGGATTCGGGCGCGCTCCTGTCCAACAGCGGCCTGCACTTTGCCGACAACGTCACGGCGGGGGATTTTTCGCTGGTCACCTACGATTCGGACGGCAATGTCTCCACCTCGGCCATCATCAGCTTTGATCCGGCCACGGACTCGCTGGACGATCTCATGGCCGAGATCAACACCGCCTTTGGCGGCGAGCTGACCGCAAGCATCAACGCAAGTGGGCAGTTCGTTCTGAGCGCGGGCTCGGACACGGGCTTCGAGATTGCGTCGGACTCCACCGGGCTCATGGCTGCACTTGGGGTGAACACCTTCTTCAGCGGCATCGACGCCGACACCATCGCCATAGCCAGCGCCGTTGCCGAGGACACCTCGCGCATCAACGCGGGCGCGGTGGGCAGCGACGGGCTGGTCTCCTCGGGCAACAACGACATAGCCACGCTCCTGGCGGCCCTCTCCGACTCCAAGGTGGGCGTGGGGGACAAGAACACGAGCCTGACCAGCTATCTGGCCAGCCTTGTGGCCGGGGTGGGCGCCGCAGCGTCCTCGGCAGAGCTCAAGCTGACCTACGCCCAGACCTCCGTCGACTACTACTACCAGCAGCAGGCCTCGGCCAGCGAGGTCAATGTGGACGAGGAGCTGATCAATCTCCTCAAGTACCAGCAGGCGTTCAAGGCCGCCGCCGAGATCATGACCGTCACCCGCACCATGATGGATACGGTTCTGGACATTGTCTAGCCGGTCGGCATTGGCCGCAACGAATCAAAAAGGCAGGCATTGCAATGCGCATCAGCACCCCGCAGATATTTTCACAGTCCCTCAACCAGATCAATTCCTCCCTGATCGACGTTGCCAAGCTCAACTCCATCAACAGCTCCCAGAAAAAGCTCAACTCGCCGTCGGACGACCCCTTTGGCATGGGCACGGTCATCGAGCTGCGCGGCTATGACAAGACCTTGAGCGGGTACGTCAACAACTGCAAGACAGCGGCAGAATCGCTCAGCCTTGCGGACGACATCCTGCTTCAGGCCAGCGAGATCATCACCGCCGCGCGCGAGCAGGCCGAGCAGGCGGCGAGCGAGACCTACACCGCAGCCCAGTTGCAGATGATGGCCGACGAAATGGCGAGTTACCTCGACAGCCTGATGACCATGGCCAACACGCAGATGGGGACGGATTCCATCTTTGGCGGGGATTCGCTCGATTCTACGGCCTACGAGATGGGGCTTGGCGTGACCATGACCAACGACTCGCTCTCAAACGCCAGCTTCGTCTCCATTGAGGGCGAGCTGGACTCGGCCGTGGTCAGTGTCCGCCTGGGCACGGACGGCGTGATCGGCACGGACGAGATAGAGTACAGCTATTCCACGGACGGCGGCGAAACCTGGACCTCGGCCACCCTGGCC from Pseudodesulfovibrio aespoeensis Aspo-2 includes the following:
- a CDS encoding flagellar hook assembly protein FlgD codes for the protein MTVETTSYYESLLTASSETADTSTASTSLGSMDFLNLLITQLQYQDPTEPVDNTEMVNQMTQFSQLESLTSIEDKLDELTSSLSASSTTSAISYLGKEVEASGYSLSKSGDDISDLYLTLDDAAESVTVNIYNSSGTIVDTETLSALEAGSYSFTWDGLDSDGSEVADGTYYVAISAEDSNGDSVDVSTTTTGTVAGISTTSDGVVLILDDGRTVNLSDVTLVTT
- a CDS encoding flagellar hook protein FlgE, whose product is MSITGSMYTGISGLKAQSQATSVVSNNLANSTTTAYKSSSITFEDVFYSTVYAGGSVGQVGNGVTVASVNTDYSQGSYESTNSATDVAINGNGFYVVIDPDTGNTYYTRAGNFTFNTEGYLEDAHGNKVQGWAMNDGSIEGTLTDIVIDQSQSPPNATSEVGFSLNLDSTETDHTTSATNPYAALFEAYDGTADPALGDSAYAYSTTISVFDENGSAHDVTVYFDPVETDDGTIVWEYVVTCNGSEDNRDFNGTEMNATSGAGMLMTGTVTFSSSGDIVSMTAFTLSDTPTNLTDPLAAENWVLADFDADGFPVFSANFTGADEDQPIALNLGMANTNTTGTGWDTSGGISSLADFTPTTAVGDLPAFNNGVVQTTTTTSTSLSSATYSLSQDGYAPGVLINVAIDENGVLSGEYTNGQTQELYTIALANFTNTQGLSSQGSNLYSATTESGQAFIGTPGSAGFGTIASNSLEQSNVDTATELTKLIILQAAYQANAKVITTADTLLSAAISMKR
- the flgK gene encoding flagellar hook-associated protein FlgK, with the protein product MLTSLYNLASSALKNAQVSINNASNNIANADTEGYQRTEAAYETSYSISIYGLSVGTGANITSIISLKDQFVEAQYLDASADLNRESAALTYLNQLDSLLNQAEGGLSETLTDFFDAWNALTTDPDSLSAREDLLGIAETLVYALNSTADGLETMEAAINTEIEDAVSSANQLIADIAVANASIAASPDNNQLISDRDQMIRELNAIIGVQTIEQENGMVTILTDEGYSLVDGTETHSLVYGDATATSALVRASDYDGELAYSGTSSEEVLLKFVSSGADGTAQFKASLDGGKTWITDENGETMLYIAGDEAAPVEIAGIEIWFEGGSADHAVGDTYTIVPKSGLYWEKSDGSLVNITPMTDSSGTAVNGRTSGGSLAGLFNVRDDVVTPTLDSLNDLSESIIWEVNAVHSTGAGLDHHETLTGSYTVEDSGALLSNSGLHFADNVTAGDFSLVTYDSDGNVSTSAIISFDPATDSLDDLMAEINTAFGGELTASINASGQFVLSAGSDTGFEIASDSTGLMAALGVNTFFSGIDADTIAIASAVAEDTSRINAGAVGSDGLVSSGNNDIATLLAALSDSKVGVGDKNTSLTSYLASLVAGVGAAASSAELKLTYAQTSVDYYYQQQASASEVNVDEELINLLKYQQAFKAAAEIMTVTRTMMDTVLDIV
- a CDS encoding flagellin N-terminal helical domain-containing protein, whose product is MRISTPQIFSQSLNQINSSLIDVAKLNSINSSQKKLNSPSDDPFGMGTVIELRGYDKTLSGYVNNCKTAAESLSLADDILLQASEIITAAREQAEQAASETYTAAQLQMMADEMASYLDSLMTMANTQMGTDSIFGGDSLDSTAYEMGLGVTMTNDSLSNASFVSIEGELDSAVVSVRLGTDGVIGTDEIEYSYSTDGGETWTSATLAAGDTVLDLGSCQVELAAGTAVTEADGDGEGTEFIVRKAAVYTGSDTAMTVAISGSSTVAMTTVGSSVFGGVDQSGAGYGEPNLFETISNCIAFMETGNHAGVAACLDELRSAQESLEAANANIGARENKVTYTSEAISQVRTITGNSISRVEDADAAQILVELEQANYVYEAVLTSSASIMRMSLLDYI